In Clupea harengus chromosome 13, Ch_v2.0.2, whole genome shotgun sequence, one DNA window encodes the following:
- the LOC105900036 gene encoding nuclear factor 7, brain-like, whose amino-acid sequence MAFSTSSLEDDLQCPVCCEVFTDPVVLDCSHSFCRFCLDAYWKDQPNRPCPVCRRHFPGRTPPANLALRNIVEVYNREKERAGCKQSERGNTKVRGGGGCEERGRTEKGEEEQERGCCSLHGERLLLYCEVDQEPICVVCQVAKKHSGHRVSPAEEAAQKLREEVRAFLSPLRARLETFSRVKQECVRTAQYIETQESKTRAQIAQAFEELHHFLRLEENARIGQLEEEAELKNMIMTEKVKNLTRKTEALRNTISQVERELEARDSIFLQAYSKHKESLREKLSGPDPTLVTGALIDVVFHLGNLKFKVWEKMKENVEFCPLILDPNTAAPCLALSDDLTSVRDVGHQPDVPANPERFDQCVCVLGAEPLGPGTHIWEVEVGGREKWDIGVVQESSSRMGVLQVQPANGYWVLALREGGKYSVSSRHARELSLKRRLSRVRVILDYKQGELSFYNAADKALIYTFRDSFTEKLLPFFAPGMTNGTSGCKTIKVSPATITVTVDP is encoded by the exons ATGGCTTTCAGCACCTCGTCTCTGGAGGACGACCTGCAGTGCCCAGTGTGCTGTGAGGTCTTCACCGACCCGGTGGTACTGGACTGCAGCCACAGCTTCTGCCGGTTCTGCCTGGATGCATACTGGAAGGACCAGCCCAACAGGCCGTGTCCTGTCTGCCGACGGCACTTCCCTGGGAGGACCCCTCCAGCAAACCTGGCCCTCAGGAACATCGTGGAGGTCTAcaacagggagaaggagagggcaggatgcaaacagagcgagagaggaaatacgaaagtgagaggaggaggaggatgtgaagaacgagggaggacagagaaaggagaggaagagcaggaaagGGGTTGCTGCAGCCTGCATGGGGAGAGGCTGCTCCTGTACTGTGAGGTGGATCAGGAGCCCATCTGTGTGGTGTGCCAGGTGGCAAAGAAACACAGCGGGCACCGCGTGAGCCCTGCGGAGGAGGCCGCCCAGAAGCTGAGG GAGGAAGTCAGAGCCTTCCTTAGTCCGCTCCGCGCCAGACTGGAGACATTCAGCAGAGTGAAGCAGGAATGCGTCAGAACGGCTCAGTACATAGAG ACACAGGAAAGTAAGACCCGGGCTCAAATAGCACAGGCCTTTGAGGAGTTACATCACTTCCTGCGCCTGGAGGAAAATGCCAGGATTggccagctggaggaggaggcggagctgAAGAACATGATCATGACGGAGAAGGTGAAGAACCTGACCAGGAAGACAGAGGCACTGAGAAACACCATCAgtcaggtggagagagagctggaggccaGGGACTCCATCTTCCTCCAG GCCTacagcaaacacaaagaaaG CCTCAGAGAGAAGCTGTCAGGGCCAGACCCGACTCTGGTGACAGGTGCTCTGATCGACGTGGTGTTTCACCTGGGCAACCTCAAGTTTAAAGTgtgggagaagatgaaggagaatGTGGAGTTCT GTCCATTGATCCTTGATCCCAACACTGCCGCCCCGTGCCTCGCCCTCTCCGACGACCTGACCAGCGTCCGTGACGTGGGTCACCAGCCGGACGTCCCCGCAAACCCTGAGCGCTtcgaccagtgtgtgtgtgtactgggggCAGAGCCTCTGGGCCCTGGCACACACATCTGGGAAGTGGAggttggagggagggagaagtggGACATTGGGGTGGTGCAGGAGTCCTCCAGCAGGATGGGGGTGCTGCAGGTACAACCCGCCAATGGCTACTGGGTGCTGGCACTCCGAGAGGGAGGCAAGTACAGCGTCTCCAGCAGGCACGCCAGGGAGTTGAGTCTGAAGAGGAGGCTCAGCCGTGTCCGTGTTATACTGGACTACAAGCAGGGGGAGCTGTCTTTCTACAACGCTGCAGACAAGGCCCTCATATACACTTTCAGGGACAGCTTCACTGAGAAACTGCTGCCGTTCTTTGCACCTGGCATGACAAATGGGACCAGCGGTTGTAAGACAATAAAGGTCTCCCCGGCAACCATTACAGTGACTGTAGATCCCTGA